The DNA region tcaaaattcatgcaaacccTAATACTACAAACCCTAACCTAGCCGTAATATGGCCATTCCGGCCACTGGTCAGCCTTCGTTGGCGGCTGACCAGCCCCTCCCTCTAACTTCCTCCATCATATTTCCACCATTACCTCAATCCAATATACTACCTTCATCTTCATCTCAACCAAACCCTAATTCTTCATACCCTAACGTAAACTTTTCTAAATACCCTAATTCTTCAAAAAGCTTTGCCAATACATTAACGGGTAGAGAGGAAATCTGTGCAGCAATGAAGCAGTAATGTGAACCTATACCTAGGAAGAATCTAACGTATATTGATGGTATTCCAATGGTGAAGTGGACCGAGGCTGAAATCAAAAGAATGGAGATATTGGAAGACCTTCAACATGCAGTAATTGGCAAATTTTCCCATGGGTGGCCGGAGTTGGAAGAACTACGTAGCATTATACCATCACAATGTGGATTAAAAGGTGACTGTAAGGTTGGTTTATTTAGGCCAAGACATGTTTTGATCAGATGCTCATTGATGGAAAATTTTATCAATCCTACGTCTAGAGGAGCATATTATTTGAAGGCTAAAGATGGTGTTACCTATCAGATGAGGCCTCTTATTTATGACTCTAAGTTCAAAGTTGATGAAGAAACATCTCAGGCAATGGCGTGGATTTCTTTTCCAAATTTATTACCTACTTTCTTTGTCAAAGAATCATTGTTTACCATGGCTTCTGCTGTTGGAAAGCCTTTACAGTTGGACTTGGCaactataaacaagactcgacTGTATGCATGAATCCTCTCTAATCATTCCGCTCTATCCCAGACTCAGATCACGATAATCAAAAATTCAAATTCAAGAATCAATCTGTTAACAGGCCAAGCAAAACTTGGAATTGGCGAACTAAACACGAAGAGGGATGCTCATGCGTTACTGAACCCTAGAACAAAGTTGTAAAATATTTAGCATCTGTATTTAGAAGACGAAAAAACATGTGATGAAGTAAGAAGTGAAAATTCAGCAACTTATGGAACTTAGATCAGGATAAATCAAAGTAATCAAATCAACAAGGCCTCTATCCGAAACACAGATCACGATAATCAAAAACTCAAAATTCAAAAATCAATCTATTAACAGGACAAAGAGAATGTCGAAATTAAACATGATGCGTTActgaaccctagaattagtagaAAGTTGTATAGTACAGTAATATTTAGCATCTGTATGTATGTGTTTACAAAAACTAACTAACCCGCTGTCACCGAGGATGATGACTTTCAAAAGTGTTCGCCGGCGAGAAGGCATATTCCGATCTGACGACAACTCTGCGCtcgcgtgtgtgtgtgtgcgcgcgcgcgtgCGTGAGGACAACAGACAGTTGGCAAATTTAGACGTTTCTGGTAAGAAAAAAATAAACGATTGCCCCAGTTGTATAgcatgatttatatatatatatatatatatatatatatatatatatatatatatatatatatatatatatatagtatcatagAGACCTAGCTCATTGCTTCAAAAAAggtatataccatgtgggtatcatagagaatGACTGGTTCATGGTAGTTCATTCATCAACTTGGTATAATATACTGACATGATATTATAGATGACTGGTTCATGGTTGTGCTTACGCTGATGTCATGTTGCTTCATGCTGTTGTCacactgtatatgtatatacatatatatagtatcatagAGACCTAGTTCATTGCTTCAAAAAggtatataccatgtgggtatcatagagaatGACTGGTTCATGGTAGTTCATTCATCAACTTGGTATAATATACTGACAtgatatcatagaggactggttcaTGGTTGTGCTTACGCTGATGTCATGTTGCTTCATGTTGTTGTCGCACTGATGTCACGCTGAAAAAGAAGGCACGGGCAGGTTGGATAATGACTTTGGGCAGGGTGAATAGCTCGGGTAAATAAACCATATctgaaaaacaacaacaacatacccagtggaaTCCCACAATCTGatgtctggggagggtaaaatttacgcagaccttacccctaccttggaaggtagggagactgtttccgaaagaccctcggctcaggaGAAAACATGATGAAAAAGGATTGTTAAGGGCAAGCAATTcaaaacagtatgaaaatgaaactaGTGAAAGCAAAAAAGACATGATAAAGTAGTTCGAAAAAAGGAGCAGTTGCTACcataaataaataagataatcgaaaaataaaaaaaacaatagATAGTAGCAGGAATCAACAGACAAGAACCTATAAAGTATAACTGCCACTACTAGCACGAAAGCATAAGCAGGACTATCTACTAGTCTTGTACCCTTATCTTAGCCCTCCATAACCtactatctaaggtcatgtcctcggtaagctagaATTgcaccatgtcctgtctaatcatctCTCCCTAATACTTTATCGGCGTACCTCTACCTCttttgaaaccatccatagccaacctctcacttCTCTACATGGGGACATCTGTGTCTCTcatcttcacatgcccaaactatCTAattctcgcttcccgcatcttgttcTCCACCGATTCCACTCCCACCATATTCaagatatcttcattcctaatcctatctctcctaatgtgcccacacatccatcgcaacattctcatttccgtaactttcatcttttgaacgtgggAGTTCTTGATTGgctaacactccgccccatacaacaaagTCAATCACACCACCACTCaatagaacttgcctttaagttttggtggcaccttcttgtcacacaacactcatCCACcttgcaccaatacgatgtgtgacatcatcgtcaatatccccatttccttgtataatatacccaagatacttgaaacttcatTTCCTTTAGatggcttgggtaccaagcctcaatTCCACATCGGCCTTATGTGgcacgtcactgaacttgcactccaagtactctatcTTGGTCCTGCTCAACTTGAAACCTTTAGACTCCATAGTCTGTCTCCAACCATTCAGCTTAGTGTTAACTCcattgcgagtctcgtcaatcaagactatgtcatccgcgaataacATATATACATCATGGCACCTCACCTTAAATTTTCCGCATCAAACCATTCATtaccaaggaaaataaaaatgaGCTAAGAGTTGACCCCTCGTGTAATCCCATCACAACTGGTAAGTGCTCggagtctcctcccactgtccttaTCCTGGTCTTGGCtacatcatacatgtccttgatcgccctaatgtacgccacaggtacacctcttaCCTCCAAGCATCTCTATAGACCTCctttggcactttgtcgtaagccttttctaggtcgatgaatctataaaaaaaatcatttaatttatgTGGGCTGAGTGGACAGTTTGTGTAGTTATTTCATTAATTTTTAGCCGCAGAAAAATAGTGCCGCATGTTTCATTATAGGTGATCTGAGAAGAATAGTTTGAGTTGATGACATCTCTTTTAACGCACACAATAGATAGAGACATCCTATATGATattgcatatatacatataatttgaATAATGTTGAGTTTGATGAGtgtaaacaaaaaataaaatcacACAACATATAGAGCTGATATACTAGGTATGAGACTCAAAAAAATTGAATGAAGGGCAATTCAATTGGAAAATTTATACCTAAAAAATATGGAAGAATTTGCTTTTTCCGATATtatatttataattaaaaaaGAATAAGACTGGTCATACTGTAGAtaagttgaaagaaagaaaacttAAAGTAGCTAATTACTAACGCAACTGTACATGTTATTAAATAATCATATAGCAAATGGTCAAGATTTTCCTAACTTAGTCGATTACAAATTTGTCAAGTCAATCTAATTAACTTCATCAATTAATTGAAACTCATCCCCTCAATAACCACCTACCTTATTCTATACTCTCCAAATTTATACAAAAGAAGTTTAAATACAAatatccaccccccccccccccccccccccaacacacacacactctattttttttttgtatatatacacACTACAAATTGTAACATCATCATCAAAAGTGATTTATTCTCCCAAAAAGTGAGAAGTAAAATTTTCCCTCTCATCACCTCtctgtattttttttctttcatttctccATCTACTTTCTCAAGAAGAAATAACAAAGAAAATGACTGGAGATAAGAGAAACAAGAGACCATTAGAAGAGCCAACTGATGCACTAAAGCTCAAATTTGCATCTCAGGATAGTACAATTGTCTATTTCAGAGCTAATCCTAGTTCAATGATGAAGGAAATATTCAAGGCTTATTGTAAGAAAAAGCAAATAATAGATTACAAAACAGTTCGCTTTTTCTGCGATGGCCAACGTCTTTCACCTAACAGGACTGTAAATGAGCTTGGGTTAGAAAATGATGATCAGATTGATGCTATGCTGTATCAACATGGAGGAGGGCCTGCACACCCAATTTGAAGAACATATCATAGCTGAGTATGTTGCAATTTTCTATTTTCTGCTTTTCATTAGGATTTTCGCAAGAAAACAAAAATGTAGTCTATATTATGGTTTCAGATCTAATATCTGTTgagatttttattttgtttttaataGGTAAGAATCAAATTATGACATGACTAGTCATTAAAGTGTGTACAC from Lycium barbarum isolate Lr01 chromosome 10, ASM1917538v2, whole genome shotgun sequence includes:
- the LOC132614576 gene encoding small ubiquitin-related modifier 2-like translates to MTGDKRNKRPLEEPTDALKLKFASQDSTIVYFRANPSSMMKEIFKAYCKKKQIIDYKTVRFFCDGQRLSPNRTVNELGLENDDQIDAMLYQHGGGPAHPI